DNA sequence from the Delphinus delphis chromosome 7, mDelDel1.2, whole genome shotgun sequence genome:
ACCACTGTCCTTATCTTCCGGCCACACTGGGCCTGCACTCCCACGTGACAACAGTAGGTGGCAGTGGAGAAGTGTCCTCTTTATCTAGGGCACATGTGCTCTGGTtggccacagtccccaccactcccaatAGCCTGACTCCCAGCCTCCTGCACTCATTTACTCTACCTTCCCAGCCGCTGTAGGTGCATAGGTTTGCAGTCCAGCTCTAAGAGAAAGCTGCCTTGAGGCAGGTCTGCAGCTGGGATATGGCTCCATCTCCATTCTCAGAAAGTGGTTCCCTCCCCTTTGCCTTGGCTCCAAGATGGCCtgactcagcccagcccagcccagcacctgCCCACCTGTGGACAGAGTGTACCTTCATAGAGAATGCCCTGGCCATCCCTGCTCTGGAGGCATCTCAGCTTCCAGTACCACCCACTCTTGTCTATCAGCACCGTCCCCACTGGCAAAGCCTTGAGCAAGGTGGTCACCCGGCTCCACTTCAGTGTCTGAGAGCTCTGCCTGGGTGTCCAAGGGCTGCTCCGGGAGGTTGGGGATCTGCTCCAGCACCCTTTGGGTTTCTCACAGGTACTCAAGGTATCTTCAGATTCAGAACTGTCACCTTCTGAGAGAAGGGATGATGGGGGAGAGGAAGCACAGCTGGGCCATTTCACTTTCTTGGGAGATATTTCAGAACTGGTGTTCCTCCTTCTCCTTGAGCCTTGGGAGGATGACATAGACGGCTTGACAAAGGTCTGGGACCCCTCGTGCTCCTCTGTAGGCAAAGGTTTCCCGCAGTAGGGGCAGAATTTGAAAGTTGCTTCAACACTTTTGCCACAGTCTTGACAGGAGATCATGCTTTATTGGGTCACAGTCGGACCCTCAGACTCACTGGGCTGGAAACTCCAACTTAACTGTGTCCTTCTCAGTTTCCCTGCGAAAACTTCCGCTTGGGTGGAAGGCGCTGTGCACGCATCCTCTCCCTCGCGGGAGGACTaacaccttattttttaaaattaaacttttaagttatagatttatgtgaaattctaagaaataatatggagaaataatatgaataatatatggtatataattatttttatatattactgaactgtatatttttaaagcaatttttgtgtctatattcacgGTAGATATTGGTCCATAGTCCCCCCCCCCGCAACACCTTATTTCTTGCACTCTCTTTATCTAGTTTGGTTATCAGGGTAATACTTAACTTGTTTCATAATATGAATTGTCAAGTGTTCgctcctcttcaattttctgaaagagattttcctcttttctaacatATGTATTCAGTGCTATAACTTACTGCTTAACTGTTTCTCATATAAGTAGATATGTTTTtcgtttggtttggtttggtttttgcggtacgtgggtctctcagtgttgtggcctctcccgttgcggagcaaaggctccggacatgcaggctcagcgaccgtggctcacgggcctagccactctgcagcatgtgggatcttcccggaccggggcacaaacccatgtctgctgcattggcaggaggactctcaaccagtgcgccaccagggaagcccagtagatatgttttattttaattttcatttcattcagtttaaggtatttttgatttctcttgagaattcctctttgatttatggATTGTTTACAagtatgttgtttagtctctaagtgtttggagattttcctgttatctttctgctaatgattttttgtttaattccattgtggtctaaGAACACACTCtgcatgatttcaattctttaaatgttttgaggtttgttttgtggcccaagatgtggtct
Encoded proteins:
- the LOC132427859 gene encoding serine/threonine-protein kinase VRK3-like — protein: MISCQDCGKSVEATFKFCPYCGKPLPTEEHEGSQTFVKPSMSSSQGSRRRRNTSSEISPKKVKWPSCASSPPSSLLSEGDSSESEDTLSTCEKPKGCWSRSPTSRSSPWTPRQSSQTLKWSRVTTLLKALPVGTVLIDKSGWYWKLRCLQSRDGQGILYEELSGSTLEEQDLRNYIATQLDTSIHPRQAVTNLDECLKPSHSAQRLNHTWNRQALSPESCPSYTADKPHPGQMNTPSPDPPMQRSSHNLVAGTGVPEGEEREKGPEKLFEEIMAESFTNLQKETDIQDRKPKEF